ATTTCCTTGTTGTTATTTACATACTTTTTTACTTATCACATTGAAGCGAAAAGCACTCATTACCCCTGTGTTTAGGGTGAATCGCGGGAATTCGCAGGTTTACGCCGCTCTAACTCATATCTATCATGGCACGTAGCAATAATATTCAATGTTGCATAGTTTTTTTGTCTCTTTTCGTCATTATTGGTTTCGGAGCTCTTATGTTGTCACAGCAGCCGCGCCGTGGAATCATGCCAGCGATCCCGCAGCACGTTCGTGTTCGAGGTGCTTTTACGTTAGTGGAATTATTGGTGGTTATCGCCATCATCGGTGTGTTGATCGCGCTGCTATTGCCTGCCGTTCAACAGGCCCGCGAAGCAGCGCGTCGCATGCAGTGCACCAATAACCTCAAGCAACTGGGGCTGGCGATGCACAATTTTCACGACACCTACGGCAAGTTGCCGCCGATGAGCCACGAAGACTTCGGCAACGACAACACTCAGGCCAACTGGGGCTGGGCGATGCTGGTGATGCCGCAAATGGAACTAGGCAACGTGGTCGAACAGCTCGACCCAACGCAAGGCACCAGCGTCAGCCGTAACTGGCCGCAAAAGACCAGCGGCAACACGCTGCATGGTGCCGTGGCAAACACCAATCTGCTTAAGATTCTGCAAACCCCGATCGATGCGTTCATGTGCCCTTCAACGGCTGGCCCCGAACTGAACGAATCGAAGCCAGTTCCCTACGATAGCGGCAACGGCACCACCTACCTGGCTCGTTCTGATTACATTGTCGTAAATGACAAAGACATGATTTACCGCGGTTCGTCGACCGACCATCCTGACGGATGCTTTATTTGGAGCCGTTACAGCCCCGTCGTCAACTTCGCCAACATCACCGATGGTCTTTCCAACACGCTGTTGGTTGGCGAACGGTGTTACCAACTCGGTGGCGAACTCATCGGTAGTGGCGTCGTCTTTGGCCATGCCGGCAACGACGATGGCGCTCACTCGACCAAGGGTGTCCAGATGGGATACTTCTATGTTGGCGGTGCCACGAATTACCCGATCAACTCCACGGTCAGCAACGCCGACAACGCTCATCGTCAAGGATTCGCTTCGAATCACCCTGGCGGGGCGAACTTTGTCTTAGGAGACGGCTCGGTTCGCTTCATCCCGGAAACGATCGACCACAATCCCGATGGTGGCAACAACGATGTCCCCAACAGCACCCTGGAACGTTTGGTTCAAAAGGACGACGGCCAGGTTGTCGGTTCGTTCTAAATTCTCTGTTTCCGAAAACCATAAGGCTCACCTGCCAGGCATTGCCCAGTGGTGAGCCTTACTGACTTTTGACTCCCTCCCCCACCTTCGGAATTCGAGACGATGAAGCATCTTGCACTTTCCTTCAGCATCTGCGGACTATTGCTTTGCGCCGTTGGGTGCCAATTCAGCAGCAGCGAGTACGGCCACGTCACCGGCGTTGTGAACATCAACGGCCAGCCGGTAGAGAAAGCCGTTGTCACGTTCGTTCCCGTCGAAGGAGGTCGTGCTGCCATGGCGATCACCCAATCGGACGGTTCCTACGAATTGAACTACACCCCTGGCGTAAAGGGGGCCAAGCTAGGTGAAAACCGCGTGCGACTGTCGACCTACATCGAGCCATCGATTAACGACAATCGCGTTGTCGATAAAGGGACGCCGGAGCGATTCCCCCCCAAATTCTCCGGAGGCGAAGAGGTCGTCGTCACGGTGAAATCAGGCAACAACGTCTTTGAATTCGACGCGGAAGCCGATCGAGACGACTAC
The Blastopirellula marina genome window above contains:
- a CDS encoding carboxypeptidase-like regulatory domain-containing protein → MKHLALSFSICGLLLCAVGCQFSSSEYGHVTGVVNINGQPVEKAVVTFVPVEGGRAAMAITQSDGSYELNYTPGVKGAKLGENRVRLSTYIEPSINDNRVVDKGTPERFPPKFSGGEEVVVTVKSGNNVFEFDAEADRDDYPSRR
- a CDS encoding DUF1559 domain-containing protein codes for the protein MLSQQPRRGIMPAIPQHVRVRGAFTLVELLVVIAIIGVLIALLLPAVQQAREAARRMQCTNNLKQLGLAMHNFHDTYGKLPPMSHEDFGNDNTQANWGWAMLVMPQMELGNVVEQLDPTQGTSVSRNWPQKTSGNTLHGAVANTNLLKILQTPIDAFMCPSTAGPELNESKPVPYDSGNGTTYLARSDYIVVNDKDMIYRGSSTDHPDGCFIWSRYSPVVNFANITDGLSNTLLVGERCYQLGGELIGSGVVFGHAGNDDGAHSTKGVQMGYFYVGGATNYPINSTVSNADNAHRQGFASNHPGGANFVLGDGSVRFIPETIDHNPDGGNNDVPNSTLERLVQKDDGQVVGSF